Proteins found in one Mycteria americana isolate JAX WOST 10 ecotype Jacksonville Zoo and Gardens chromosome 8, USCA_MyAme_1.0, whole genome shotgun sequence genomic segment:
- the SMAD5 gene encoding mothers against decapentaplegic homolog 5, which produces MTSMASLFSFTSPAVKRLLGWKQGDEEEKWAEKAVDALVKKLKKKKGAMEELEKALSSPGQPSKCVTIPRSLDGRLQVSHRKGLPHVIYCRVWRWPDLQSHHELKPLDICEFPFGSKQKEVCINPYHYKRVESPVLPPVLVPRHSEFNPQHSLLVQFRNLSHNEPHMPHNATFPDSFQQPNSTPFSISPNSPYPPSPASSTYPSSPASSGPSSPFQLPADTPPPAYMPPDDHMGQDNSQSMDTSNTMIPQIMPNISTRDVQPVAYEEPKHWCSIVYYELNNRVGEAFHASSTSVLVDGFTDPSNNKNRFCLGLLSNVNRNSTIENTRRHIGKGVHLYYVGGEVYAECLSDSSIFVQSRNCNYHHGFHPTTVCKIPSGCSLKIFNNQEFAQLLAQSVNHGFEAVYELTKMCTIRMSFVKGWGAEYHRQDVTSTPCWIEIHLHGPLQWLDKVLTQMGSPLNPISSVS; this is translated from the exons ATGACGTCAATGGCCAGTTTGTTCTCCTTTACTAGCCCAGCTGTAAAGCGTCTGTTGGGCTGGAAACAAGgagatgaagaggaaaaatgggcAGAAAAAGCTGTTGATGCTTTggtaaaaaagctgaaaaagaaaaaaggtgctaTGGAAGAACTGGAGAAAGCCTTGAGCAGTCCAGGACAGCCCAGCAAGTGTGTTACTATCCCCCGCTCTTTAGATGGACGCCTTCAAGTTTCTCACAGAAAAGGCCTTCCTCATGTAATTTACTGTCGTGTTTGGCGTTGGCCTGATCTACAAAGCCATCACGAGCTGAAGCCATTGGATATTTGTGAATTTCCTTTTGGATCTAAACAGAAGGAAGTCTGCATCAATCCATACCACTATAAGAGGGTGGAGAGCCCAG ttctACCTCCAGTGTTAGTGCCTAGACATAGTGAATTCAATCCACAGCACAGTCTATTAGTTCAGTTCAGGAACCTAAGCCACAATGAACCACATATGCCACACAACGCGACATTTCCAGATTCTTTCCAGCAACCCAACAGCACTCCATTTTCCATTTCGCCAAACAGTCCCTATCCACCTTCTCCAGCCAGCAGCACTTACCCAAGCTCCCCAGCTAGCTCTGGACCATCTAGTCCATTTCAGCTACCAG CTGATACTCCACCTCCTGCATATATGCCCCCTGATGATCATATGGGGCAGGATAATTCTCAGTCTATGGACACAAGCAATACAATGATCCCTCAAATCATGCCAAATATATCTACCAGAG atGTTCAGCCTGTTGCCTATGAAGAACCCAAACACTGGTGTTCGATTGTGTATTACGAATTAAATAATCGTGTTGGGGAGGCTTTTCATGCATCTTCTACAAGTGTCTTAGTAGATGGGTTTACAGATCCCTCCAATAATAAAAACAGGTTCTGCTTAGGTTTGCTCTCAAATGTTAATCGCAACTCAACAATTGAGAACACTAGACGACATATTGGAAAAG GAGTTCATCTCTACTATGTTGGTGGGGAAGTCTATGCTGAGTGTTTAAGTGATAGCAGCATATTTGTACAGAGCAGGAACTGCAACTACCACCATGGCTTTCATCCAACAACTGTATGCAAGATTCCTAGTGGATGCAGTCTGAAAATTTTTAACAATCAGGAGTTTGCTCAGCTTTTAGCTCAGTCTGTAAACCATGGATTTGAAGCAGTATATGAGCTCACCAAAATGTGCACCATTCGAATGAGTTTTGTAAAG GGCTGGGGAGCTGAATATCACCGACAAGATGTCACGAGCACCCCATGCTGGATAGAAATTCATCTTCACGGGCCCCTCCAGTGGCTGGATAAAGTACTTACACAGATGGGTTCTCCTCTTAATCCCATCTCATCTGTTTCATAG